The proteins below come from a single Zea mays cultivar B73 chromosome 8, Zm-B73-REFERENCE-NAM-5.0, whole genome shotgun sequence genomic window:
- the LOC103636815 gene encoding putative nuclease HARBI1, with the protein MFGPIVCTNERTLVPGIEDANSSSDDHLEATLGGGENSTPDPCSNATGKRKVRHDSPKPKRKKDSREEYMKRLVEAFESRSRTTNKSITSNETEPVRIEMCDPYEHTSDDEMDAHTSDDEMDAHISDDETDGEMLVALYAVDIWGRHFSQAPRRTLVESGIQWVQRTLEISNDCFDMFRMRRTVFRRLHDTLLQNYGLLPSRGVSTMEALGIFLWACGGPQSFRQIRNKFGHSLETISRKYSDVLNALYKMSSDIIKPKDPHFVEIHHRLREARFWPHFKDCIGAIDGSHFPAAVPASEQAKYIGRHGYTSQNVMAVCDFDMRFTFVVTGWPGSVHDTRVLQDTLITYADRFPHPPEGKYYLVDSGYPNRKGYLAPYKGQKYHITEWQNARQPIGSKEVFNYAHSSLRNVIERSFGVLKMKWRILLSLPSFSLEKQSKIIIACMTLHNFIRDSALHDRDFDEVGPNSLSHDLPAGESSTNTSDELDMSDFRDAIANALVS; encoded by the exons ATGTTTGGACCCATTGTCTGCACAAATGAAAGAACCCTTGTTCCTGGCATCGAGGATGCTAATTCATCTTCTGATGATCATTTGGAAGCCACTTTAGGTGGGGGTGAAAACAGCACACCTGATCCATGTTCAAATGCGACTGGGAAGCGTAAGGTGCGTCATGATTCTCCTAAACCAAAGAGGAAAAAAGATTCGAGGGAAGAGTACATGAAACGCCTTGTCGAGGCTTTTGAGTCACGTTCAAGGACCACTAACAAGTCCATAACCTCTAATGAGACCGAACCTGTGCGTATTGAG ATGTGTGACCCTTATGAACACACATCTGATGATGAAATGGATGCACACACATCTGATGATGAAATGGATGCACACATATCTGATGATGAAACAGATGGAGAAATGCTTGTTGCTCTATATGCTGTAGACATATGGGGCAGGCATTTCAGTCAGGCTCCTAGAAGAACATTGGTCGAATCTGGTATTCAATGGGTTCAGAGAACTTTGGAGATTAGTAACGACTgttttgacatgtttcgcatgcgaAGAACTGTTTTTAGACGATTGCATGACACGTTGTTACAAAATTATGGTCTGCTTCCAAGCCGGGGTGTCAGTACTATGGAAGCTCTTGGCATATTCTTGTGGGCATGTGGGGGTCCACAATCGTTTAGGCAGATCAGAAATAAATTTGGTCACTCATTGGAAACAATTAGCCGCAAGTATAGTGATGTCCTTAATGCACTTTATAAGATGTCATCTGACATAATCAAGCCGAAAGACCCACATTTCGTCGAGATTCATCATCGTTTGCGAGAGGCGAGGTTTTGGCCACACTTCAAGGATTGCATAGGCGCAATAGATGGTAGTCACTTTCCAGCGGCAGTCCCGGCTTCGGAACAAGCGAAATATATTGGCCGACACGGTTACACGTCGCAGAATGTAATGGCCGTAtgtgacttcgatatgaggttcacatttgttgtgACAGGATGGCCAGGTTCCGTACATGACACAAGAGTACTACAGGATACTTTAATAACTTATGCGGACAGGTTCCCCCATCCACCGGAAG gtaaatactatcttgtTGATTCGGGTTATCCAAATAGAAAGGGGTACCTTGCACCTTATAAGGGTCAGAAGTACCACATTACGGAATGGCAAAATGCGAGGCAACCTATTGGGAGCAAAGAAGTATTCAACTATGCGCACTCATCGCTACGAAATGTTATTGAGCGATCATTTGGGGTGCTCAAAATGAAGTGGAGAATTCTATTAAGTCTCCCTTCATTTTCGCTTGAGAAACAATCGAAGATAATTATTGCATGTATGACATTGCATAACTTCATTAGAGATAGTGCTCTACACGATAGAGATTTTGATGAAGTAGGACCTAATAGCCTAAGTCATGATCTACCTGCAGGTGAGAGTAGTACTAAcacatctgatgagttagacatgagtgaTTTTCGAGATGCAATTGCTAATGCATTAGTGTCGTAG